In one Pseudarthrobacter oxydans genomic region, the following are encoded:
- a CDS encoding 6-carboxytetrahydropterin synthase: protein MFSLTVRRHFMIAHSLPREAFGPAQALHGATFVAEVSFRRRTLNKDAIVLDIGAAGTIIEEVLAGLNYRNLDEHPDFAGKLSTTEALAEYIAHSVAEKLQNDDDGGRLEAIDVTLRENPDAWATYSLDLPAADSPAA, encoded by the coding sequence ATGTTCAGCCTGACCGTCCGCCGCCACTTCATGATCGCCCACAGCCTGCCCCGTGAGGCGTTCGGGCCGGCCCAGGCCCTGCACGGGGCGACTTTTGTCGCCGAGGTGTCCTTCCGCCGTCGGACGCTCAACAAGGACGCGATCGTGCTGGACATCGGCGCCGCCGGCACCATCATCGAGGAGGTCCTGGCAGGCCTGAACTACCGCAACCTGGACGAGCATCCGGATTTTGCGGGCAAACTCAGCACCACTGAGGCGCTCGCGGAATACATTGCCCATTCAGTTGCGGAAAAGCTGCAGAATGACGACGACGGCGGCCGGCTTGAGGCAATCGACGTCACCCTGCGGGAGAACCCGGATGCCTGGGCCACCTACTCGCTGGATCTCCCGGCAGCGGACTCTCCAGCAGCCTGA
- a CDS encoding phosphatase PAP2 family protein, translating to MDKWIKPYAALWLTLIIGGTLVVTLALLGAEVYANVVDEEGLASLDIPALEYSQSLRNPEVDAFATGFTNVGGGIGMPILASILTAWLTLLSRTWRPIVLVGGAALVSTTATTLGKRLVGRTRPDHSEAVPPYETTPSFPSGHTLNTTVVIGVLVYLMCLQFQILWARIAAITAGAIFIIAMGLSRVFLGHHWLTDVMAGWFLGLAWVSMVILAHRLFHLIRRREHAGPAPTFEHPVLREDHTGEPEASGERPGRGPAAG from the coding sequence ATGGACAAGTGGATCAAGCCCTATGCCGCCTTGTGGCTGACCCTGATCATCGGCGGAACACTGGTGGTCACCTTGGCCCTGCTCGGTGCGGAGGTATACGCGAATGTAGTGGACGAGGAGGGGCTGGCCAGCCTGGATATTCCCGCGCTGGAATACTCCCAGTCGCTGCGGAATCCCGAGGTGGACGCCTTCGCCACCGGCTTTACCAACGTGGGCGGGGGGATCGGCATGCCCATTCTCGCCAGCATCCTCACCGCGTGGCTGACATTACTGAGCAGGACGTGGCGGCCCATCGTCCTGGTGGGCGGCGCTGCCCTCGTTTCCACAACTGCCACCACCCTCGGCAAGCGACTGGTCGGCAGGACCCGTCCGGACCATTCGGAGGCGGTGCCGCCCTATGAGACCACACCGTCCTTCCCGAGCGGACACACGCTGAACACAACTGTGGTGATAGGCGTCCTGGTCTATCTGATGTGCCTCCAGTTCCAAATCCTGTGGGCTAGGATCGCCGCGATAACGGCCGGAGCCATCTTCATCATCGCCATGGGCCTGAGCAGGGTTTTCCTGGGACACCATTGGTTGACCGATGTGATGGCCGGCTGGTTCCTTGGCCTTGCGTGGGTGTCCATGGTGATCCTCGCCCACCGGCTGTTCCACCTGATACGCCGCCGCGAGCACGCGGGCCCTGCGCCCACGTTTGAACACCCCGTCCTCCGCGAGGACCACACCGGGGAGCCGGAGGCCAGCGGCGAACGGCCGGGGAGGGGGCCGGCGGCCGGGTGA
- a CDS encoding zinc-binding alcohol dehydrogenase, with translation MTNQSSPAHQSSRTHATAYWTTAREHGELRPEELPARGSDEALVRALYSGISKGTEMVVHAGAVPPRVAEEMRAPHQEGHFPGPVKFGYLSVGVVEEGPEGWAGQRVFCLNPHQDRYVVPVSSLTKIPDDVPSRRAVLTGTVETAVNALWEAGPRLGDRIAVVGAGLVGGMVATLLRTFPLQRLQLVDLDPGRKHLADSLGVDFARPDDALADCDIVFHCSASQEGLERSLQLVGDEGDVIEMSWYANREVTLPLGEDFHARRLSIRASQVGVVARARRHRRTSADRLDLAVSLLKDPVFDAFLTGTSRFAELPGTVQDLAHGKLEALCHVIEYPTDEGGGNKDRGNKDPENKDPHQTREDQR, from the coding sequence ATGACTAATCAATCCAGTCCAGCGCATCAATCCAGTCGCACGCACGCAACCGCCTACTGGACCACAGCCAGGGAACATGGCGAGCTCCGGCCCGAGGAGCTGCCTGCCCGCGGGTCGGACGAGGCCCTGGTCCGCGCCCTGTACTCCGGCATCAGTAAGGGCACGGAAATGGTGGTCCATGCAGGCGCTGTTCCGCCCCGGGTTGCCGAGGAGATGAGGGCACCCCACCAGGAGGGACACTTCCCCGGGCCGGTGAAGTTCGGGTACCTCTCCGTCGGGGTTGTCGAGGAGGGTCCGGAGGGCTGGGCGGGGCAGCGCGTCTTCTGCCTTAACCCCCACCAGGACCGCTACGTGGTGCCGGTCAGCTCACTGACGAAGATCCCTGATGACGTGCCCTCCCGCCGGGCAGTGCTCACCGGCACGGTGGAGACCGCCGTGAACGCATTGTGGGAGGCGGGTCCGCGGCTGGGAGACCGGATTGCGGTGGTGGGAGCCGGGCTGGTGGGCGGCATGGTTGCCACCCTGCTGAGGACCTTCCCGCTGCAGCGCTTGCAGCTGGTGGACCTGGATCCGGGCCGGAAGCACCTGGCGGACTCCCTGGGCGTGGACTTCGCCCGCCCGGATGACGCCCTGGCCGACTGCGACATCGTTTTCCACTGCTCTGCATCCCAGGAAGGCCTGGAGCGGAGCCTGCAGCTCGTGGGCGACGAGGGGGACGTCATCGAGATGTCCTGGTACGCCAACCGCGAGGTAACCCTGCCGCTGGGGGAGGACTTCCATGCCCGGCGGCTGTCCATCCGGGCCAGCCAGGTGGGTGTGGTGGCGCGTGCGCGCCGCCACCGCAGGACCAGCGCCGACCGCCTGGACCTCGCCGTCTCGCTGCTGAAGGACCCCGTCTTCGATGCTTTCCTCACCGGTACTTCGCGGTTCGCCGAGTTGCCCGGCACGGTGCAGGACCTCGCCCACGGGAAGCTTGAAGCCCTGTGCCACGTCATCGAATACCCCACCGACGAAGGCGGCGGGAACAAAGACCGCGGGAACAAAGACCCCGAGAACAAAGACCCGCACCAGACCCGAGAAGACCAGAGGTAG
- a CDS encoding glyoxalase superfamily protein: MDWKLELVFVPVSDVDRAKDFYVNKVGFNADFDQRPTDSIRFVQLTPPGSACSICIGEGLTDAPPGTGSNLQLVVSDIQAAYEHLKGNGVDVSEVDVQDWGHFVYFADPDGNRWAVQYIPGREAGEQQK, encoded by the coding sequence ATGGACTGGAAACTGGAACTGGTGTTTGTCCCTGTGTCCGACGTGGACCGGGCCAAGGATTTCTACGTCAACAAGGTGGGGTTCAATGCCGATTTCGATCAGCGGCCCACGGACTCCATCCGCTTTGTCCAGCTGACTCCTCCCGGCTCGGCCTGCTCCATCTGCATCGGGGAAGGGCTCACGGACGCGCCTCCGGGTACCGGCTCGAACCTCCAGCTCGTGGTCAGCGACATCCAGGCTGCCTACGAGCACCTGAAGGGCAACGGGGTGGACGTGAGCGAAGTGGACGTGCAGGACTGGGGCCATTTTGTGTACTTCGCGGATCCGGACGGGAACCGGTGGGCCGTCCAGTACATCCCCGGCCGGGAGGCGGGGGAGCAGCAGAAGTAG
- a CDS encoding nucleoside deaminase, with product MVSADKKHDAWMGLALAEARRALATEDVPIGAVVIGPDGAVLGSGRNQREELGDPTAHAEMVAIREAAERLRQLSVLDGGSGDGWRLADCTLVVTLEPCAMCAGAIVLARIPRVVFGAWDEKAGAAGSVFDVLRERRLNHWVEVYPGVREAECAGLLRDFFAGHRL from the coding sequence ATGGTCTCCGCAGATAAAAAACACGACGCGTGGATGGGCCTTGCCCTGGCCGAGGCCCGCCGCGCCCTTGCTACGGAGGATGTGCCGATTGGTGCGGTGGTCATAGGGCCCGACGGCGCCGTGCTGGGTTCCGGCCGGAACCAGCGGGAGGAGCTTGGTGATCCCACCGCCCACGCCGAGATGGTTGCCATCCGGGAGGCGGCAGAACGGTTGCGCCAGCTTTCAGTGCTCGACGGCGGCAGCGGGGACGGCTGGCGGCTCGCCGACTGCACGCTGGTGGTGACCCTGGAGCCCTGCGCCATGTGCGCCGGCGCCATTGTCCTGGCCCGGATTCCGCGGGTGGTCTTCGGGGCTTGGGATGAAAAAGCGGGGGCGGCAGGATCCGTGTTCGACGTGCTCCGCGAGCGCCGCCTGAATCATTGGGTTGAGGTTTATCCCGGGGTGCGCGAGGCGGAGTGTGCCGGGCTGCTGCGTGATTTCTTCGCCGGGCACCGGCTCTAA
- a CDS encoding response regulator transcription factor: MATSHSMTNNLPKLTHPDGSPIRALVVDDEPSLSELMSMGLRMAGWSVAVAADGPEAVKLAKDFRPDVLVLDVMIPGFDGVEVLNRIRAFAPEVPALFLTAKDAVQDRIVGLAAGGDDYVTKPFSMEEVLLRLHRLVQRSGVAAMDTAELVVGDLVLNVDTREVTRAGEELQLTATQFELLRYLMENPKRVISKAQILDRVWNYDFGGQANIVELYISYLRKKVDAVHPPMIHTVRGAGYVIKPAE; the protein is encoded by the coding sequence ATGGCCACGTCGCACTCCATGACAAACAACCTCCCCAAACTCACCCATCCGGACGGCTCCCCCATCAGGGCCCTCGTCGTGGATGACGAACCCAGCCTCTCTGAACTCATGAGCATGGGGCTGCGCATGGCGGGCTGGTCCGTGGCAGTAGCTGCCGACGGCCCGGAAGCGGTGAAGCTGGCCAAGGACTTCCGCCCCGACGTCCTGGTATTGGACGTCATGATTCCAGGGTTCGACGGCGTCGAGGTCCTGAACAGGATCCGCGCTTTCGCACCCGAGGTTCCCGCGCTTTTCCTGACCGCCAAAGACGCGGTCCAGGACAGGATCGTGGGCCTCGCTGCCGGCGGCGACGACTATGTGACCAAACCCTTCAGCATGGAGGAAGTCCTGCTGCGGCTGCACCGGCTGGTCCAGCGCTCCGGAGTTGCCGCCATGGACACTGCGGAACTGGTAGTGGGAGACCTTGTGCTCAACGTCGACACCCGGGAGGTGACCCGCGCGGGCGAGGAGCTCCAGCTGACGGCCACCCAGTTCGAGCTGCTGCGATACCTCATGGAGAACCCAAAGCGCGTCATCAGCAAGGCCCAGATCCTGGACCGGGTGTGGAACTACGACTTCGGCGGCCAGGCAAACATCGTGGAACTCTACATCTCCTACCTGCGCAAGAAAGTGGACGCCGTGCACCCGCCCATGATCCACACCGTGCGGGGCGCCGGGTACGTCATCAAGCCGGCGGAGTAG
- the upp gene encoding uracil phosphoribosyltransferase, producing the protein MRTLVVDHPLVAHKLTVLRDKNTPSPVFRQLTEELVTLLAYEATREVRTEPVTIETPVSTTVGTAFTKPTPLVVPILRAGLGMLEGMTKLVPTAEVGFLGMARDEETLDIITYAERLPEDLTDRQIFVLDPMLATGGTLREAIKFLFKRGASDVTCICLLAAPEGLAKLEEELSGANVTIVLASIDERLNEKSYIVPGLGDAGDRLYGIAG; encoded by the coding sequence ATGCGCACTCTCGTTGTGGACCACCCGCTGGTCGCCCATAAGCTCACTGTCCTCCGCGACAAAAACACTCCGTCCCCGGTCTTCCGGCAGCTGACGGAGGAGCTGGTGACGCTCCTCGCCTACGAGGCAACGCGCGAGGTCCGCACCGAGCCAGTCACCATCGAAACGCCCGTCAGCACCACCGTGGGCACGGCGTTCACCAAGCCCACCCCCCTGGTGGTGCCCATCCTGCGCGCGGGCCTTGGAATGCTCGAGGGCATGACCAAGCTCGTCCCCACAGCTGAAGTGGGCTTCCTCGGCATGGCCCGTGACGAGGAAACCCTGGACATCATCACGTACGCTGAGCGCCTGCCCGAGGACCTTACCGACCGGCAGATCTTCGTCCTGGACCCCATGCTGGCCACCGGCGGGACGCTGCGCGAAGCCATCAAGTTCCTGTTCAAGCGCGGCGCCTCTGATGTCACCTGCATCTGCCTGCTTGCTGCTCCGGAAGGACTGGCGAAGCTGGAGGAAGAACTCTCCGGCGCCAACGTCACCATCGTGCTGGCCTCCATCGACGAAAGGCTCAACGAGAAGTCCTACATCGTTCCCGGCCTCGGCGACGCAGGCGACCGGCTGTACGGCATCGCAGGCTAA
- a CDS encoding glycosyltransferase family 4 protein — translation MPRIRLLVPGNIHHHSGGNVYNARLVQGLEALGTEVEVIAVDGSWPEANAHARRRLGSLLGAWEPDAGLQGTVILVDGLIAMGAPDELEFAAKAGRETWVLVHMPAPARYGLEARSLRAATGVLCTSTWARNVLAARHGLHGLKVALPGTDPAPLAPGSTPPHIVAVAALLPNKDQLLVVGALGLLQDLDWTAALVGSDRADAEYTGKVRAAVQANGLGGRIRLTGELTGPALENAWLRADLSLLVSRAEAFGMVVTESLARGIPVIVREGTGAVEALRLGAPGTDDDGGPLPGAKVAFPADDDPANPALLAQVLRSWLEDTATRASWRERAVQARSTLPGWDRTAAVVLDAIRS, via the coding sequence GTGCCCCGCATCCGCCTGCTGGTACCCGGCAACATCCACCACCATTCCGGCGGGAACGTCTACAACGCGCGGCTGGTGCAGGGCTTGGAGGCCTTGGGGACAGAGGTCGAGGTGATCGCAGTGGACGGCTCCTGGCCGGAAGCCAATGCCCACGCTCGGCGCCGGCTGGGCAGCCTGCTTGGCGCCTGGGAACCGGACGCAGGACTGCAGGGCACCGTGATCCTCGTGGATGGGTTGATTGCCATGGGCGCGCCGGATGAGCTGGAATTCGCGGCCAAAGCCGGCCGGGAAACCTGGGTGCTGGTCCACATGCCTGCCCCCGCCCGCTACGGACTTGAGGCAAGGTCCCTGCGTGCCGCCACCGGGGTGCTGTGCACCAGCACCTGGGCCAGGAATGTCCTGGCGGCACGCCATGGCCTACATGGGTTGAAGGTCGCCCTTCCCGGCACCGACCCGGCTCCGCTGGCCCCGGGCTCCACGCCGCCCCATATCGTTGCCGTGGCCGCACTCCTGCCCAACAAGGACCAGTTGCTTGTGGTTGGAGCACTGGGCTTGCTGCAGGACCTCGACTGGACGGCAGCCCTGGTGGGTTCGGACCGGGCAGACGCGGAATACACCGGCAAGGTTCGCGCTGCCGTTCAGGCGAACGGCCTGGGCGGACGGATCCGGCTCACCGGCGAGCTGACGGGCCCGGCGCTCGAAAACGCATGGCTGCGGGCAGACCTCAGCCTGCTGGTCTCCCGCGCTGAGGCCTTCGGCATGGTGGTCACCGAGTCGCTCGCCCGGGGTATCCCGGTGATCGTGCGCGAGGGGACGGGCGCCGTCGAGGCCTTGCGCCTGGGCGCACCGGGTACGGACGACGACGGCGGCCCGCTTCCCGGGGCGAAGGTCGCCTTCCCTGCCGATGACGACCCTGCCAACCCGGCCCTGCTGGCCCAGGTCCTCCGCAGCTGGCTGGAGGACACCGCAACCAGGGCTTCCTGGCGCGAAAGGGCGGTTCAGGCGAGGAGCACGCTGCCGGGTTGGGACCGGACAGCGGCCGTGGTGCTGGACGCCATCAGAAGTTAG